A DNA window from Brassica napus cultivar Da-Ae chromosome A4, Da-Ae, whole genome shotgun sequence contains the following coding sequences:
- the LOC106445850 gene encoding inner membrane protein BB_0250 produces the protein MLSSMAVPINVLSLNLQKPNLIAVLRSRVLYGTAESLSFTRLFKPSSYRIRVRSFQKENIGKNESEDEMLKSESTRVSEKKRVSLIAKLGIGLGLALTITVICVTLKGSASGGTPFDVKSLSKASSSSIGFTFNAFGNRFVIPANAPGWVYFCLLMAAGFGLFISEEALNIWVGITLARMLTLDGTWQSFAESFSRNAPYIMSTVSWVYWGVCISDMIPFYLGKLFRQSGASDDVCSKLGIGKEKAMGITQAVQKYGNLSGFVERFSLGVRNPTAFFAGALGISPECFFAGVCCGGLITLPIQFVIGFLLRERPMFAVATVATVVGIWTIFPYMVAAATALYLYIRSRYTPKT, from the exons ATGTTGTCTTCCATGGCGGTTCCGATTAATGTGCTTTCTTTAAACCTTCAGAAACCAAACCTTATTGCTGTCTTGAGGAGCAGAGTTTTGTATGGTACTGCAGAAAGCTTATCCTTCACGCGTCTCTTCAAGCCTTCTTCTTACAG GATTAGAGTAAGAAGCTTTCAGAAAGAAAACATAGGAAAGAATGAGTCTGAAGATGAAATGCTTAAGAGCGAAAGCACAAGAGTTTCTGAAAAGAAGAGAGTCTCACTCATAGCAAAGTTAGGTATTGGGTTAGGATTGGCTCTGACTATTACAGTAATATGTGTAACCTTGAAAGGCTCTGCTAGTGGTGGTACACCTTTTGACGTTAAGAGTCTATCcaaagcttcatcatcttcaattGGTTTTACGTTCAATGCATTTGGAAACAGATTCGTAATTCCCGCAAACGCACCCGG ATGGGTTTACTTTTGCTTGCTAATGGCGGCTGGATTCGGGCTTTTTATCAGCGAAGAGGCGCTAAATATTTGG GTTGGGATAACATTGGCTAGAATGTTAACTCTGGATGGGACGTGGCAATCTTTTGCTGAGTCTTTCTCTCGGAATGCTCCTTATATAATGTCTACTGTATCTTGGGTTTACTG GGGAGTTTGTATAAGCGATATGATACCGTTTTACCTAGGGAAGCTCTTCAGACAAAGTGGAGCATCAGATGATGTTTGTTCAAAG CTGGGTATAGGTAAAGAGAAAGCGATGGGCATTACCCAGGCCGTCCAAAAATATGGAAACCTCTCAGGTTTTG TGGAAAGATTTTCGCTGGGAGTGAGGAATCCTACAGCATTCTTTGCCGGAGCACTA GGAATATCTCCAGAATGTTTCTTTGCAGGAGTTTGCTGCGGTGGTTTGATAACTCTTCCAATTCAG TTTGTGATTGGGTTTCTTCTACGGGAACGCCCCATGTTTGCTGTCGCAACAGTCGCAACTGTAGTG GGAATATGGACAATCTTCCCGTATATGGTGGCTGCAGCCACGGCTTTGTACCTCTATATTCGCAGTCGCTACACACCTAAGACTTAG
- the LOC106445851 gene encoding BSD domain-containing protein 1: MDLFKSVLPEYDPSESTQSPVDDAASSSWSFGNLIKTLATKSESVIGSYRREFEEFGSELKKESSVIRQVASRAVKDLPASLDVGASVAQESLESVGQAIDDIGGAVWKSTAKIISRGKDSLLSSSTHLGDRGYHQGLSVKPYSRFQMQLLAIQSDKATYGREPDDLGEFEKWSLGFKLEEKGDVIADLINGNRGVKEMYVKLVPVEVDAETFWRRYYYKVHKLEEVEEARVKLVKRATSGEEEEDLSWDLDDEGDETEAEKERKVCEEGKVESREVSSKDSDISVISTQPSLREVEDLGWDQMEDDIRSNEEKSDWRRRVSVAEEEEDLTWDVADDDHSVKQ, translated from the coding sequence ATGGATCTCTTCAAATCAGTTCTCCCCGAATACGATCCATCAGAATCCACTCAATCTCCTGTCGACGATGCGGCTTCTTCTTCATGGAGCTTCGGCAATCTGATCAAAACCCTAGCAACCAAATCCGAATCCGTAATCGGATCCTACCGTCGCGAATTCGAGGAATTCGGATCCGAATTGAAGAAAGAAAGCTCCGTGATCCGACAAGTAGCTTCTCGTGCCGTCAAGGACTTACCTGCTTCCCTCGACGTCGGCGCCTCCGTCGCTCAAGAGTCCCTCGAATCGGTCGGTCAAGCGATCGACGACATCGGCGGCGCCGTGTGGAAATCAACGGCTAAGATCATATCCCGTGGTAAGGACTCTCTCTTGTCTTCTTCGACTCATCTTGGTGATCGTGGATACCATCAGGGCTTATCTGTGAAACCCTATAGTCGATTCCAGATGCAGTTGCTTGCGATTCAATCTGATAAAGCCACCTATGGTAGAGAACCTGATGATTTAGGGGAATTTGAGAAATGGAGTTTGGGGTTTAAGCTAGAGGAGAAAGGAGACGTGATTGCTGATCTAATCAATGGAAACAGAGGCGTGAAAGAGATGTACGTGAAGCTTGTGCCTGTGGAAGTTGATGCTGAGACTTTCTGGAGGAGGTATTACTATAAAGTGCATAAGCTTGAGGAAGTTGAGGAGGCTAGGGTTAAGCTTGTGAAGAGAGCTACATctggagaagaagaggaggattTGAGCTGGGATCTTGATGACGAGGGAGATGAAACTGAAGCTGAGAAAGAGAGGAAAGTCTGTGAGGAGGGGAAGGTGGAGAGTAGAGAAGTGTCGTCTAAGGATAGCGATATCTCGGTGATTTCGACGCAGCCATCTTTACGTGAGGTCGAAGATCTTGGGTGGGATCAGATGGAAGATGATATTAGAAGCAATGAGGAGAAATCTGATTGGCGAAGACGGGTCAGTgtagcagaggaagaagaggattTAACTTGGGATGTTGCAGATGATGATCACTCTGTTAAACAATAA